The following is a genomic window from Hymenobacter chitinivorans DSM 11115.
TCCGTAGAGTTGCTGAGCGGTGTCAGCTTGTTTGAGAACCCACTGGTCATATTGGCGGTTGGTTTCGGCGATTTCAGACAAATACCGCGTGCGGTGCGGCGGAATGATATAGATTTTCTCGGAGTCTTCCTTGGTGGTGGCAAGCTGGGAGGCAAACGGCACGCCCGTTTTGGTCTCAATCATGCTGAGGATGGCCCGGTAGAGGCGGTTCATGCCCGGGTCGTTGAACTGCGAGGCGATGGTGCCGAAGACGGGCATGTCGTCCAGGGGCTTGTCCCAGTGGCCGTGGTTGCGCTGGTACTGCTTGCGCACGTCGCGCAGCGCGTCGAGGGCGCCGCGCTTGTCGAACTTGTTGAGGGCAATGACGTCGGCGAAGTCGAGCATGTCGATTTTCTCCAGCTGGGTGGCCGCCCCGTACTCGGGCGTCATGACGTAGAGGCTGGCGTCGGAGTGCTCGATGATTTCGGTGTCGGACTGCCCGATGCCGGAGGTTTCGAGGATGATGAGGTCGAACTCGGCGGCACGCACTACGTCGACGGCGTCCTGGACGTACTTGCTCAGGGCCAGGTTGCTCTGGCGGGTGGCCAGGCTGCGCATGTACACCCGGGGCGAGTTGATGGAGTTCATCCGGATCCGGTCGCCGAGCAGGGCCCCGCCGGTTTTGCGCTTCGAGGGGTCGACGGAGATGATGGCAATGGTCTTCTCGGGGAAGTCCATCAGGAAGCGGCGCACCAGCTCATCCACCAGGCTCGACTTACCCGCGCCGCCGGTGCCGGTGATGCCTAATATTGGAGTTGTTAGTTGTTTGTTGTCAGTTGTTAGTTTTTCGTTGTCGGTTGTTGGGTCGTTCTGTTGGGCTTGTTCCCCCCCAACTGACAACTGACAACTAGCAACTAACAACTCTCTAACCTTCTCAAACTCCTCGGGGAAGTTTTCGGCGGCGGAGATGAGGCGGCCGATGCTGCGGGCGTCTTTCTCCTTGACGTGGGTTACTTCGCCGTTCAGGTTCTGGCCGGTGGGGAAGTCGCAGCGCTGGAGCAGGTCGTTGATCATGCCCTGCAGGCCCATGGCGCGGCCGGCGTCGGGGGAGTAGATCTGCTCGATGCCGTAGGCGTGGAGGTCTTCGATTTCGGTGGGCAGAATCACGCCGCCGCCGCCGCCGAAGAGGCGGATGTGGCCCGCGCCGCGCTCCTTGAGCAAATCGAACATGTACTTGAAGTACTCGTTGTGGCCGCCCTGGTAGGAGGTAATGGCAATGGCCTGGGCATCTTCCTGGATGGCGCAGTCCACAATTTCCTGCACCGAGCGGTTGTGGCCCAGGTGGATGACTTCGGCGCCGCTGCTCTGGATGATGCGGCGCATGATGTTGATGGCCGCGTCGTGGCCGTCGAACAGCGCGGCGGCGGTGACGATGCGGATGTGGTTTTTCGGCTTATAGGGAGCGGCGGGAGCTGCTTGCATAGCGCGGGGGAATGGGGTGGAATTTGGGTAGGCGAAGGTACGAAAAAAGCCCCGGCGGTGGGAGCGGGGGCTTTTTGTTGGGGAATGTCAAGCTATTTTCGGTAGTAGGATTCAACTTCGATGGTAATCCCAGTTCGTACTTCCTGGTTGATTTCAGCCAATGAATATTTTTTAAGAGCAACCTGAAGTGAATCTAGGGTTGGGCCTTTGTCCAGTAGCATGGGAATAACTCTTGCGTTGTACTTGCCATTCAGCACCAGTATAGGGCCCTGGTGCGAAGAGTTATCGAAGTGCCATAAGCCCCGAAAGTGGTGGTCGACGACTACTGGCCAGTAGTGGTAGCGTTTAAGAAGTGTGGGATTGTCGCGGTATGCTTCGGGGAGTTGGTTATTCACTGCCCGACGTAGTACTGCCAGCTTCGCCGAGTTCGGCCTGAAGCGCCGCTCCCGTTGCTTATCGGTGAATTCGGTATCACCAACGGGGCGGATTCCTTGGCAACTGGATAGAAGGGCGAGGTAGATGTAAGGAAGGTAGAGGAACCGCATAATTTGGCTTGTAGGGTAAAGCTACAAGTTAAGCAGTGGGAGCGGAGGCTTGGTTATGACCACAAAGACTCATCCACGAAACTCCGGGAGCCTTCCTCGTTGAACGTTTTGAGCAAGGCATCTACGGCTGCCAGAGGAATATCGACGGCCTCGAACGTGGCGAAGTCAATCTTCTTCAGGTCGTCGTGGCGGAAGATTTCGATTAGCAGCGTCTTTTCTCCCGTGCATTCCCACAACTCCCAGCCGGCCCCGTTGCGGGTGCTGACGTCACTGAACCATTGGAGTTCGAATTGCCGGGTGCCGATGGTGAAGCGCATAGGTCGGGGTTTTAGTAGAGTATTCTCAGGGACGGAGTGGAAACGCCAGCCCCAGCGGGGCGGCATATCGGTAGTAAGGATAGAGGAAACATTTGAAAAGCCCCAGCGGGGCGACACTACCGTTGCCAGGATTGGTGTCGCCCCGCTGGGGCTTGGGAAAATCAAGGTTATCTGGGTTTGCTACCAATATGTCGCCCCGCTGGGGCTGGTTGCGGGAGCGTCATGGGTTGGTGGCGGGGGAGGTGGTAGGTTGGGTAGTCCTAAGCCGTCTATCTTAGCGGGCTAAGAGCCTATACTTATGATGCGGATTCGAGTGCTGCTTATCGGGGTAATTCTACTAGGAACCGGGTTGTGGCTCTACGCCCGCTTGATGCCGGCTTTCGTGGATGGGGCGGTGAAAACCGAAGCGGATTTGCGGCTAAAACTAATGAGTGAGTCCCGCGCCACCTATTATAAAAAGGAAGCAGCGCTGCGCACCAACCGGAACACGCTGTTAGATGTGGGCTCGGGGCTGGCGGTGAGCGGCTTGGTAGTGCTACTACTTGGGCGGGTGTTACGGGTCGATACCGCGGCCGAGCTTCGGTGGCGGCCGACGTTTGGCAAGGGGGCCGTGTTGCTCTGGTTTAATGCTGGGTGGGGTATCTTATTCGTGGCCTTAAACTGGTATTACACGTACCGGGCGGCTCGTGGTGATTATCCCCCCTTTGCCGATAGTATTGGGATTCCCATTATGCAGGGTGCGGCTACTCTACTGTTTTACTGGCCGATTATAAATGGCCTGCTGCTGCTGGCCCTGTGGGGGGCGGAGCTGCCGGGCGTGCTCGGCGAAATGCCTTATCGGTACACCGGAAGGGCTATTGTGGTGGAAGTGGTGTTTGGTGTGTTTGCCCTGTTGCTGCTGCTAGAAACGGGGGAGAATATCGTGTATGGCGACCATCTGACTATTCCCGTCATGCTCGGCTTTCTGTACCTGGTAGTCGTGCTGCGGGCCGGGCACATGCAGGCCGTGAATCAGCGGCTGCGCGTGCAAGCATAGTTGCTCAAGTGTCATGGGTTGCTGCGGAGGCGGCAAGGGCCGGTGGCGGGGTGGCAATGAGGGCTGCCCTCGTGGCAAGGGCTGGTGGTGGGGTGACAATGAGGGCTGACCAAGTGGCAACGCTCGGTGGCGGGGTGACAATGAGCACTGGCGAGGTGGCAACGCCTGCTGCCGTCGTGGCAACGGCTGGTGACCGAGTGGCAAGGGCATCTGCCCTCGTGACAATGCGTACTGACCGGGTGACAAGGCGTGCTGCCCTCGTGACAACGGCCGCTGACCTACGCGCAATGCTTGCTGACCTCTTCACAATGGCTTGTGCACTGCTCACAATGCTCCGTGACTGAGTGACAAGAGGAGTTGACCGTGGGGCGACTGATGCCCTACATGGAGCGGCCGTGGTAAGGTCCTTCGCAAGCTCAGGATGACAGACGATTCTTATACCAAGCCACTAGCTATACCAGCTATACCGGGTCGGCTACTTCTTTATCTCCGTTAATACCGTGAAATACAGGCTGGGGAGCAGGTTGTGGATGGTCCAGGCGGCGTGGCCGTTTTCGCGCTCCACCATGCCGGGCTGCTTCTGGCGGACGACGGGAATGGAGAAGTACTTGTCTTCGGGGTCTTTCTTTTCGCTCTGGAGCCACTGCAGGGTAGCGGCCACGGGCTGGGCGTCGAGCTCGATATTATAGGGCCGCAGGTCCAGCTTGAGCCAGCCCTGGCGGGTGGGCGGGCAGATAAGCTGCACGTCCTGGGTGCTCAGGAGCTGGTCGGGGCGGTTGTCCTTGACGGTGTAGAGGTTGAGGCGGAAGCGCAGCAGCTCGTACTTATTGTCGGTGAAGTAGACGTGGAGTTCCTCTAAATAGGAGCGGCGCTCGGGGGTAAGCAGGGCCCCGATTTCCCAGCCCCATTCGTCGTCGACGGTGGTTTTGCCCGAGCTGCCGCCCATCCAGCGCACGTCGGCCTTGTCGGCGGAGCGGCCCAGCTTGCCGGGCTTCACCTTGCGGCTTTGGATGGTAACGCCCTTGAGCACCTGTTGCTGGGGCGTGAGCTGAAACACCCGCTGCCCGGCTATAACCTGGGCCGGCGGCACGAGGCGGGGCTCGAAGCCCACGCAGGAGACGATGAGCGTGTCGCGCAAATCGGGCGGGAGGCGCAGCAGGTAGCGGCCCTGCTCGTCGGCGGCGGTGCCGATGGCCTTGCCCCGCACGCCGAGGATGGCGAAGGGTACGGGCTCGTGGGTTTGGGCGTTGAGCACCTGGCCGGTCACGTTGACGGTTTGGGCCGGGGCGGAATAAGCAAACAAGAGCAGCAAGAGGCTGGCCAGGAGGCGAGGCAGCATTCGGTGAGGGAATTGGGCGCGGGGAGAAGAAGGGCGGAAACCGGTAAACTGCCGGCGGGGGAGTAGCAGAAGCTTATATCGTATAAAAGTTAGCGCAGCTCCCGCAGTTCCAGGCGGAAGCCGGGCAGCACGGCTTCGCCGGAGAGGGTATTATCGAAGCCCTGCACTATTTCCGGCTCGGGCTGGCCGGGGCGGTAGAGGTAGGTGGTTTCGGTGTCGGGGTCGAGCAGCCAGGCCAGCTGGGCACCGTTGCGGAGCCAGTCGAGCATTTTGGCCTGCAGGGTACGCAGCGAATCGGTAGCCGAGCGGAGCTCTACCACGAACTCCGGGCAGACGGGCGCAAACTTGTCCTGCTGCGCGGTGGTCAGGGCGTTCCACTTGGTGGCCGACACCCAGGAAGCATCCGGCGACAGCACGGAGCCGTCGGGCAGGGTGAAGCCAGTGTTGGAGTCGAAGACTTCGCCTAGCGCAGGGTTGGCGTGAAACCAGATGTAGAGCTGCCCGTTCAGGCGGGCGTTGCGTTTGCCGGAGCGGCTACCAGTAGGAGACATAATCATGATTTCACGCTCGGCCGTGCGCTCGATGCGCAGCTCGGGGTGTTGCTGGCAGAACTCGAAGAACTCGTCGTCGGACATGCGGGCCAGTAGGGGGCTGCGCAGGGTAATGACGTCTTCGGTGAGGGTGGGGCGCATATACAAGGAGAATTAGCTGCTTCAAGATACGCAAAAACGACACAGCCGGACTGCTCGAAAGCAGTCCGGCTATGGGCCTAAAGCGTAAAGAAGGGTTCTACTTCGCGGCTTGCTGCTCCAGGGCCTGGAGCAGCTCGTCGGCGGCTTTTTCGATGTCGTGGTAACCTTGCTGGGCGGCCCGCTCCTTGGCGGCAATGAGCCCGTCGCGGTGCACGGTTTTGAAGTCGCCGTAGGGAAACTTGTAGCGGCCTTTGCTGTCCTCGCCGTGGCTGGCGTCCTGGCCCAGGTGCCACTGGGCGTACTCCTGCATTTCGTGCTTATCCAGGAACTTGTTTTCGGCCGAGGAGTCGGGGTTATGCTCGCCCCAGTGGCCTTCATCGTTCTTGATTTTACCGTCCCGGATCAGCTGCTTGGCGTAGGTAACGGCGGCGGAATTTAGTTTGACGCTCATGGCTCTAGTGTGGGGTGGTGGTGGGTAGGGGCACGTGGCACGGGCCCGGAACATACCCAGCCATACGCGCCGGCCGAGCTTTCGTTAAGGCGGAGCTTGCCCCAAAAACAAACAGCCGAACTCCCTGGTGGAAGTCCGGCTGCTGCCAAATCATACTTACTAGGAAGCCTAGCGCACGGCGGCCAGGCCGGCCTGGGCCACGGCGTGGTCGTCTTCCACGGTGCTGCCCGAGACGCCGATGGCCCCGATTACCTGGCCATTAGCGTCGGTAATGGGCAGGCCGCCGGGGAAGGTAATCAGGCCACCGTTGGAGTGCTCAATGTTGAAGAGCGGGCCGCCGGGCTGGGAGATTTTCCCCAATTCGCCGGTGGGCATGTCAAAGAAGCGGGCCGTTTTGGCCTTTTTGATGGAGATGTCCAGGGAGCCGAGCCAGGCCCCGTCCATGCGGGCAAAGGCGGTGAGGTTGGCCCCGGCATCGACGACGGCAATGTTCATCTTAACGCCCATTTCCAGGGATTTTTGCTGGGCGGCGCGCACGGCGGCCTGGGCTTGTTCGAGCAGAATACTCATTCGTAGTGGGGTAGGTTGGTTGAGCTAGAACAACCCCGCCCCGGCCATAAGGTTAAGGTTGCCGGCTAAAAAGGCAGCCCCGTGCGCAATACCAGCCACCAAACCAGGCACAGCCCGCCGGTGAGCAGGAGCAAGTCGGTGTCGAGGCGGGTTTTGCGGGGCTCGGGCACCGTAAACTCGAACAAATCCTGGGCGCTCTTGATGGCAATGGGCACGACGAGCAGACCCATGCTCAGAAAATGCCCCAGCTCGTTGTCGCTCAGCTCGGGCAGCTTGAACAAGGCCACCACCAGGCTGCCGGCTAGCCAGGGCAGTACCAGACACATGGTAATCAGGCGGCGGCGGTTTTCGTAGCGCATCAGCGAAATCGAGTCGTGGCTCTGCAAAAAGCCAATGGCGGCGAAGTAGCCAAAGCCCACCTGCATGATGCCCGCTATGATGGCTAGGGTGATATTGATACCGTTGCCAGCCAGAAACAGCCAGCTGGGAATGTACCAGGCCCAGTTTTCCTCGAACGTGTCGGCTACCAGGGCACCTAGCACCAGGTTGCAGGCGTGCAGCGTAAACCAGAACAGAATCAGCTTAAATGCGCCCCGCTTCAGGCGGGCCCGGTGCCAGAACCAAAGCCCCGCCCCGATGGCCGCCACCGCGCACACCGCCGGCCCGATGCCGTACACGGCCAGCACGCCGGAACGCCACCATTCCGGGTCGGCAATGCTGAACTTGATACTGCTCACGTGCCAGGTGCCGGGAATACTTAGACGCAGCGCCATGAGCACGGTGGCCGCCTGGTAGAGGCCCTGGGCCAGCATATAGGTCAGGATATAGATAATGGTGCTATTGAGCGCCGTAATCTTGATTTTGGTGGAGGCGCTGTGGTTAACAGACAGAACGGGAACAGACATAAGAGCAACTAAAACGGATTACTTCGCACTAAAAGTACTAACTCTAAAGTTGTCTTCCCGCAGGCCACTGCGGGCCCCGAATAGCATTTGCGGGCGGTTTTGCCTACCTTCGTCTTTGAAAATACGCCACTAGTGAAGAACATTCGCAATTTCTGCATCATTGCCCACATCGACCACGGCAAAAGCACGCTGGCCGACCGGCTCCTGGAATTCACCAGCACCGTGTCGAAGCGCGACATGCAGGCCCAGCTGCTCGATAACATGGATCTGGAGCGGGAGCGGGGCATCACCATCAAGAGCCACGCCATCCAGATGCAGTACCCCTACAAAGGGGAGATGTACACGCTCAATCTGATTGACACCCCCGGCCACGTCGACTTTAGCTACGAAGTATCCCGCTCCATTGCCGCCTGCGAAGGCGCTTTGCTGATTGTGGACTCCTCGCAGGGGATTGAGGCCCAGACGATTTCCAACCTCTACCTGGCCATCGGCTCCGATCTGACCATCATTCCGGTGCTCAACAAAATCGACTTGCCCCACGCCATGCCGGAAGAGGTGTCCGACGAAATCGTGGACCTGATCGGCTGCGACCGGGACGAAATCATTCCGGCCTCCGGCAAATCGGGTATCGGTATTGAGGCTATTCTGAACGCCATCTGCGACAGAATTCCGGCCCCCAAAGGCGACCCGGAAGCTCCGCTGCAGGCCCTGATTTTTGACTCGGTCTTCAACTCCTACCGCGGTATCGAGGTGCTGTTCCGCATCAAGAACGGCACCATGCGCAAGGGCGACAAGCTCCGCTTCATGGCTACCGGCAAAGAGTACGGCGCCGACGAAATTGGCATTTTGGGGCTCAATCAGGAGCCCCGCCAGGAAATTGCGGCTGGCAACGTGGGCTACCTCATTTCGGGTATCAAAGAAGCCCGGGAAGTAAAAGTCGGTGACACCATCACCCACGTGGCCCGCCCCACCCAGGAGGCCATTGTGGGCTTCGAGGACGTGAAGCCGATGGTATTTGCCGGTATCTACCCCGTCGATACCACCGAGTACGAAGAGCTGCGCTCCTCCATGGAAAAGCTGCAGCTCAACGACGCCTCCCTGGTGTGGGAGCCCGAAACCTCGGCGGCCCTGGGCTTCGGCTTCCGCTGCGGCTTTTTGGGCATGCTGCACATGGAAATCGTGCAGGAGCGCCTGGAGCGCGAGTTCAACATGACGGTCATTACCACCGTGCCCAGCGTGCAGTTTCACGCCACCGGCACCAAGGACCAGCTGCTGACCATCAATGCGCCCTCCGAAATGCCGGAGCCGAACCTGATTAAGCACATCGAGGAGCCCTACATCAAAGCCCAGATCATCACGGCTTCGGACTACGTGGGCGCCATCATCACCCTGTGCATGGAGAAGCGCGGCATCATCAAGGGCCAGAGCTACCTGACCTCCGACCGGGTGGAAATGAACTTCGAGCTGCCCTTGTCCGAAATCGTGTTCGACTTCTTCGACAAGCTCAAAACCATCAGCCGCGGTTACGCCTCGCTCGACTACGAGCTGATCGGCTTCCGCGAGTCGGACATGGTCAAGCTCGACATCATGCTCAACGGCGAGAAAGTCGATGCGTTGTCGGCCATCGTGCACCGCTCCAAGTCGTACGAGTGGGGCAAGCGCATCTGCGAGAAGCTGCGCGAGCTGCTGCCCCGCCAGATGTTCGATATTGCCATTCAGGCCTCGATCGGGCAGAAAATCATTGCCCGCGAAACGGTGAAGGCCCTGCGCAAAAACGTAATTGCCAAGTGCTACGGCGGCGACATCAGCCGTAAGCGCAAGCTGCTCGAAAAGCAGAAGGAAGGCAAGAAGCGGATGCGCTCGGTGGGCTCCGTGGAAATTCCCCAAGAGGCCTTTTTGGCTGTCCTCAAACTCGACTGATTTCAGAAACGCGGCCCCCGAGCCGCGTTTTTTTTTACCCGCATTGCCTCATTTTTCACCTCATACCATTCTTGCAAAGGCGTCGTATGACTTTCCCCTTATCCCATGTCTACTTCCCTCACCAAGAACTGCACGAGCCAGGCTCAGCTGGAAAAAATTGTCAAAGGCCAGGAGCGTAAGTTCCGGTGGCGCGACGACTGGCCCCAGATGGAGCAGGCCATCCTGACCGAAGGCGCTGCCGCCATTGCCCGGCACCAGGCCGCTCACCCCTCGACTCCGAACCCCGACCAGGGATTAGTATAACTCAACCAGCTTATTGATGGGTCCTGTTGTTCCTCTTTCCAGGGTTGTTTTGCGGGAGCTGGGCGCCAAGATGGTAGGGATGCGGGCCTGGCGCAGCCGGGCCGGTAGCGGCCCGGGCTCCATTTTTACTCTGGAGTTTGGGGCCGCGCTGCCGGGCAAAACCACTCAGGGAGAATTCTCGCTGATGGTGTACTGCGCCTGGCGCCTGGTGGCCGCGGACCAGGGCATATTGTGCAGCTGGCACGACGACTCCGACGGGGTACTGGCGCCGGCCCTGGCGGCATTGGAAGGCTCGGTGGTAGAAGTCGCAGAGGTATCGGAATGGTTTGACCTGACGCTTGGTTTTTCCAACGGGCAGGCGCTCCACCTGCTCAACGACTTTTCGCCGCACCAGGATTTTGATACGAGCTGGTTTGTTACCTACCAGGGCCAAAGTCACTACTGCGTCAATACTGATAATTCCCTGACTCTGGAATCCGCAACTCGCTAAAAACTGACCCTTCACTGATAAAACCAGAACCAGCATGACCACTGCTCCTGAAGCCCCCGCCACCTACCGCCTCATCGACGGCAAGCAGACCGCCGAAGACATCAAAGTGGAAATTGCCGCCGAAGTTGCCCAGCGCAAGGCCGCCGGCCAAAAAGTACCCCATTTGGCCGCCATCCTCGTCGGCCACGACGGCGGCTCCGAAACCTACGTCCGCAACAAGGTGCTGGCCTGCGAGCGGGTCGGCTTCGAAAGCACCCTGCTGCGCTACGAAGACGACATTACCGAAGCCGAGCTGCTGGCCAAGGTCGAGGAGCTCAACCAGGACGAGCAGATCGACGGCTTCATTGTGCAGCTGCCCCTACCCAAGCACATCGACCCCAACAAGGTCATTGAAGCCATTCGCCCCGAGAAGGACGTGGACGGCTTTCACCCCATGAACATTGGCCGCATGGTGGCCGGTTTGCCGGCCCTGCTGCCCGCCACGCCCTCGGGCATTGTGGAGCTGCTCCGCCGCTACGAGCTGGTTACCGACGGCAAGCACTGCGTGGTAATTGGGCGCAGTAACATTGTGGGTACGCCGGTTAGTATACTGCTGGCTAAGAACTTGGAGCCCGGTAACTGCACGGTTACTTTATGCCACTCCCGCACCCAGAACCTGGCCGAAATTACCCGTACCGCCGACATCGTGGTGGCCGCCCTGGGCCGCCCCGGCTTCGTGACGGCCGATATGGTGCAGCCCGGCGCCGTGGTTATCGACGTGGGTACCACCCGCGTGGAAGATGCCACTAAGAAGGCCGGCTGGGCGCTGCGGGGCGACGTAAACTTCGAGGAGGTAGCGCCCAAAGCCAGCTACATCACGCCCGTACCCGGCGGCGTGGGCCCCATGACCATTGCCATGCTGCTGCTCAACACGCTGCGGGCGGCCAAAGGGGAGGTGTACCCGCGCTAAAGGCGGGAAATAGGCTGCCAACCTTTCGAAATACAGGCGGTTATCGTACTTTTGAGGTCCGGTTGCGGCTCAGGGGCAGGGTGCTGACGCGCTTTGCTCGCTCGGGCCGCGGCCGGACTTACCCATTTTTCTCTCGTTTTGCTGCACGTACTTCCACTTACGTCGGCGCCCCTGGCCGCAGAGCCGGCGGTGGCCGCCCTGCCCCTGATGGAGCAGTTTTACACGATTCAGGGCGAAGGCTACAACACCGGCCGCGCCGCCTACTTCCTGCGCCTGGGCGGCTGCGACGTGGGCTGCGTGTGGTGCGACGTGAAAGAGTCGTGGGACGCCGAGGCCCACCCGCGCGTGACCATTGCCGATATGGTAGCCGCCGCTACGGCCCATGCTGGCCGCAACGTGGTCATCACCGGCGGCGAGCCGCTGATGCACGATTTGACCCAGCTTACAGCTGCGCTGCACGCCGCCGGCTGCCAGAACTGGATTGAAACCTCGGGGGCTTACCCCCTGACCGGGGAGTGGGACTGGATCTGCGTCTCGCCCAAGAAATTCAAAGCCCCGCTGCCCTCGGTATTGCAACAGGCCCACGAGCTCAAGATTATCGTCTTCAACAAAAGCGACTTTCAGTGGGCCGAGCAGCACGCGGCCCTCGTGGGGGAGCACACCCGCCTGTACTTACAGCCCGAGTGGAGCAAAGCCCCCCAAATGATGCCGCTGATAGTGGATTACGTAAAAGAAAATCCGCGCTGGCAGGTGTCCTTGCAGACGCATAAATACCTCGATATTCCGTAGCTTCCTGCCCTATGCGCCGTTTGCTACCAATTCCCCTTTTGCTGCTATTTGGTCTGGGTTTCTTACTGCCAACTGGGGCAGTGGGCCAGAACAAGCTGTCGAGCTCCAACACCAAGGCCAAAAACCTGTACGATAAAGCGCAGGCCCAGGCCAAGGAACGACAGTTCGACAAGGCTATTGAAACGCTGACTACGCTGAATCAGAAGTTTCCGTCGTTGGGGGAGCCCTACATTATGAAAGGCTCCTTGCTCAAGGCCATGGGCGAAAACCGCGGGGCCTACGAAGCCTACCGCGACGGGCTGAGCAAAATTCCCCTGGACCCGGCCCGCTCCCTGGACTACTACACCCTGGCCGACCTGGCCATGAGCTTTGGCGACTACACTACGGCCGGCGACAACTACAAGCGCTTTGTCAAAACGGCGCCTAAGGGGCAGCGCTTCGTATTCCGGGCCCAGCGGCAGCTGCTCAACTGCGAGTTTGCCGTCAAGGCCATGGCTAACCCCGTCGGCATCGAGCCTACGCGCCTGCCCGAGCCGATGAACACCTTCCGCTACCAGTATTTCCCCGCCCTAACGGCCGACAACCGCTTCCTGCTCTACACGGCCCGGGCTACGGTGCAAAGCAACGAGGACCTGTTCATTGCCAAGCAAAACAAGGACGGCTCCTTAAGTAACCCCGTCCCGATTTCGCCGGCCATCAATACCAGCTATAACGAAGGCGCCGGCACGATTTCGGGTGACGGCAAAACCCTGGTTTTTGCCTCCTGCGACCGGCCCAATGCTGTCGGCAACTGCGACCTGTACATCTCGCGCCGCACCGGCAACTCGTGGAGCAAGCCCCAGAACTTGGGCCGCAACGTGAATTCGGTGGAGTGGGACTCCCAGCCCACGCTCTCGGCCGACGGGCGCACGTTATACTTTACTTCCACCCGGCGTGGGGGCAAAGGGCAGGAGGACCTTTACGTAACCACGCTGCAGGACAACGGCAGCTGGAGCGTGGCCAAAAACCTGGGGGAGCCCGTCAACACGCCGGGCAAGGACATGGCCCCGTTTATTCACGCCAGCGGCACCACGCTGTATTACGTCACCGACGGCCTGGTGGGCATGGGCGGCCTGGATGTATACCGCTGTGAGCTGCAAACCGGCAACAAGTGGAGCGACCCGCTGAACCTGGGCTACCCGCTGAATACCTTCGAAAACGAAGCTTCCCTGTTTATCACTTCCGATAACCGCCGCGGCTTCTGCAGCCGCTCCCGGGCCCCGGAAGTAGGCATGAAGGCCGAGCGGGACCGGCCCGTGGAGCTGTTTGCCTTCGAAGTGCCCCCGCCCGTGAAAGCCCGCGAAACCAGCACCTACACCCAGGGCCGGGTGTTCGACGCCACTACCAAAAAACCCATTCAGGCCGACGTGCAGCTCTACGACCTGCTCACCGACGAGCTGACCCAGTATGTAACTTCCGACTCGGAAAACGGCGACTACACCGTGGTGCTCAACGAAGGCCGGCAGTATGCCATGTACGCCGTGGCCGATAAGTACCTGATGAAGAGCCTGAGCTTCGATTATTCTGACAAGCGTGCTTTCGACCCGCTGACTTTGGATATCTACCTCGAACCCGTGCGGGCCGGCCGCAGCATTGTGCTCAACAACCTCTTCTTCGACACCAACGAGTACGAGCTTAAGCCCACCTCCCGCACCGAACTCAACCGCCTGATTCAGTTCATGCGCCAGTACCAGGACGTGCAGGTGGAA
Proteins encoded in this region:
- a CDS encoding carboxypeptidase-like regulatory domain-containing protein, whose translation is MLPRLLASLLLLLFAYSAPAQTVNVTGQVLNAQTHEPVPFAILGVRGKAIGTAADEQGRYLLRLPPDLRDTLIVSCVGFEPRLVPPAQVIAGQRVFQLTPQQQVLKGVTIQSRKVKPGKLGRSADKADVRWMGGSSGKTTVDDEWGWEIGALLTPERRSYLEELHVYFTDNKYELLRFRLNLYTVKDNRPDQLLSTQDVQLICPPTRQGWLKLDLRPYNIELDAQPVAATLQWLQSEKKDPEDKYFSIPVVRQKQPGMVERENGHAAWTIHNLLPSLYFTVLTEIKK
- a CDS encoding bifunctional 5,10-methylenetetrahydrofolate dehydrogenase/5,10-methenyltetrahydrofolate cyclohydrolase encodes the protein MTTAPEAPATYRLIDGKQTAEDIKVEIAAEVAQRKAAGQKVPHLAAILVGHDGGSETYVRNKVLACERVGFESTLLRYEDDITEAELLAKVEELNQDEQIDGFIVQLPLPKHIDPNKVIEAIRPEKDVDGFHPMNIGRMVAGLPALLPATPSGIVELLRRYELVTDGKHCVVIGRSNIVGTPVSILLAKNLEPGNCTVTLCHSRTQNLAEITRTADIVVAALGRPGFVTADMVQPGAVVIDVGTTRVEDATKKAGWALRGDVNFEEVAPKASYITPVPGGVGPMTIAMLLLNTLRAAKGEVYPR
- the lepA gene encoding translation elongation factor 4, with product MKNIRNFCIIAHIDHGKSTLADRLLEFTSTVSKRDMQAQLLDNMDLERERGITIKSHAIQMQYPYKGEMYTLNLIDTPGHVDFSYEVSRSIAACEGALLIVDSSQGIEAQTISNLYLAIGSDLTIIPVLNKIDLPHAMPEEVSDEIVDLIGCDRDEIIPASGKSGIGIEAILNAICDRIPAPKGDPEAPLQALIFDSVFNSYRGIEVLFRIKNGTMRKGDKLRFMATGKEYGADEIGILGLNQEPRQEIAAGNVGYLISGIKEAREVKVGDTITHVARPTQEAIVGFEDVKPMVFAGIYPVDTTEYEELRSSMEKLQLNDASLVWEPETSAALGFGFRCGFLGMLHMEIVQERLEREFNMTVITTVPSVQFHATGTKDQLLTINAPSEMPEPNLIKHIEEPYIKAQIITASDYVGAIITLCMEKRGIIKGQSYLTSDRVEMNFELPLSEIVFDFFDKLKTISRGYASLDYELIGFRESDMVKLDIMLNGEKVDALSAIVHRSKSYEWGKRICEKLRELLPRQMFDIAIQASIGQKIIARETVKALRKNVIAKCYGGDISRKRKLLEKQKEGKKRMRSVGSVEIPQEAFLAVLKLD
- a CDS encoding GlcG/HbpS family heme-binding protein, yielding MSILLEQAQAAVRAAQQKSLEMGVKMNIAVVDAGANLTAFARMDGAWLGSLDISIKKAKTARFFDMPTGELGKISQPGGPLFNIEHSNGGLITFPGGLPITDANGQVIGAIGVSGSTVEDDHAVAQAGLAAVR
- a CDS encoding 7-carboxy-7-deazaguanine synthase QueE, whose protein sequence is MLHVLPLTSAPLAAEPAVAALPLMEQFYTIQGEGYNTGRAAYFLRLGGCDVGCVWCDVKESWDAEAHPRVTIADMVAAATAHAGRNVVITGGEPLMHDLTQLTAALHAAGCQNWIETSGAYPLTGEWDWICVSPKKFKAPLPSVLQQAHELKIIVFNKSDFQWAEQHAALVGEHTRLYLQPEWSKAPQMMPLIVDYVKENPRWQVSLQTHKYLDIP
- a CDS encoding Uma2 family endonuclease — protein: MRPTLTEDVITLRSPLLARMSDDEFFEFCQQHPELRIERTAEREIMIMSPTGSRSGKRNARLNGQLYIWFHANPALGEVFDSNTGFTLPDGSVLSPDASWVSATKWNALTTAQQDKFAPVCPEFVVELRSATDSLRTLQAKMLDWLRNGAQLAWLLDPDTETTYLYRPGQPEPEIVQGFDNTLSGEAVLPGFRLELRELR